A section of the Oryza sativa Japonica Group chromosome 1, ASM3414082v1 genome encodes:
- the LOC4327023 gene encoding triacylglycerol lipase SDP1: MDAISSEAPVGVFAIGPSTALGRALALRVLLCGSLGRLRHRLAAALRAALPVAAGWLHPRDNTRGILLAVCAVALLLRVRGRGGGRAGVRARVQSAYRRKFWRNMMRAALTYEEWAHAARMLDRETPRRATDADLYDEELVRNKLRELRHRRQEGSLRDIVFCMRADLLRNLGNMCNSELHKGRLQVPKLIKEYIEEVSTQLKMVCNSDSDDLPLEEKLAFMHETRHAFGRTALLLSGGASLGCFHVGVVKTLVEHKLLPRIISGSSVGSIMCSIVATRSWPELESFFEEWHSLKFFDQMGGIFPVVKRILTHGAVHDIRHLQTLLRNLTSNLTFQEAYDMTGRILVVTVCSPRKHEPPRCLNYLTSPHVLIWSAVTASCAFPGLFEAQELMAKDRFGETVPFHAPFLLGLEERVGATTRRWRDGSLESDLPMKQLKELFNVNHFIVSQANPHIAPLLRLKEIIRAYGGSFAAKLAELAEMEVKHRCNQILELGFPLGGIAKLFAQDWEGDVTVVMPATLAQYSKIIQNPSYAELQKAANQGRRCTWEKLSAIRANCAIELVLDECVALLNHMRRLKRSAERAAASQGHGPTIRLCPSRRIPSWNLIARENSSGSLEEEFLISPRTNHHADGGIAGPSNKNHHVQQNVHDGSDSESESIDLNSWTRSGGPLMRTASANKFVSFVQNLEIDTEFRTISSREDRTDVVTPNANFLVSQAIGRESVDNSAMPITPDRSLGNSGYDPHDSNVPRSPFGCSTSIMVSEGDLLQPEKIENGILFNVVKRDTLLTPTGGVELQGTSQEPDVETIQTECLDDASDDDDVGLNAGDEAAIDPRANMSSQNTQHQGSSLENINLSSSVDCEAETITSKSKGSSLFDIGMEIRPTILSTESSMYERSSAKIGLRTVHAEFISNPGAGKGEVDSGAANKEFSYFSQTADTVIFSESCETGQHHEVNVEALTSYPVSVLEDDRSGGFNLSEIMATTFIAEADAPISRRDEVEQHNGSPVETFLDTETVQAGPCSSTLEGNNTNNSEEMQVVCTSGTN, from the exons ATGGACGCGATCAGCAGCGAGGCGCCGGTGGGGGTGTTCGCGATCGGCCCGTCCACGGCGCTGGGCCGCGCGTTGGCGCTGCGGGTGCTGCTCTGCGGCTCCCTGGGGCGGctgcgccaccgcctcgccgcggcgctgcGGGCCGCGCTCCCCGTGGCGGCGGGCTGGCTGCACCCGCGGGACAACACCCGCGGGATCCTGCtcgccgtctgcgccgtcgcGCTCCTGCTGCGGGtgcgggggcggggcggcgggcgcgccggGGTCCGGGCGCGGGTGCAGTCCGCGTACCGGCGCAAGTTCTGGCGGAACATGATGCGCGCCGCGCTCACCTACGAGGAGTGGGCGCACGCCGCGCGGATGCTGGACCGCGAgaccccgcgccgcgccaccgacGCCGACCTCTACGACGAGGAGCTCGTGCGCAACAAGCTCCGCGAGCTCAGGCACCGCCGCCAGGAGGGCTCGCTCAGGGACATCGTCTTCTGCATGCGCGCCGACCTGCTCAGGAATCTCGGCAACATGTGCAACTCCGAGCTCCACAAGGGGAGGCTGCAG GTGCCGAAACTCATAAAGGAGTACATTGAGGAAGTATCTACTCAGCTGAAAATGGTATGTAATTCTGATTCAGACGACTTGCCTCTCGAAGAGAAACTTGCATTTATGCATGAGACAAGACATGCCTTCGGTAGAACAGCCTTGCTGCTAAGCGGGGGTGCTTCTCTAGGTTGTTTCCATGTGGGTGTTGTGAAAACATTGGTAGAACATAAGCTTCTGCCAAGGATAATTTCAGGATCTAGCGTTGGTTCTATAATGTGCTCCATAGTAGCAACAAGGTCATGGCCAGAGCTGGAGAGCTTTTTCGAGGAGTGGCATTCCTTGAAGTTCTTTGACCAGATGGGCGGGATCTTTCCCGTAGTTAAAAGGATTTTGACTCATGGAGCTGTTCATGACATTAGACATTTGCAGACGCTTTTGAGAAATCTTACCAGCAATTTGACATTCCAAGAGGCCTATGACATGACGGGCCGGATTCTTGTTGTCACTGTGTGTTCTCCAAGGAAGCATGAGCCACCTCGATGCCTGAACTATTTGACATCACCTCATGTTCTCATCTGGAGTGCAGTAACTGCTTCCTGTGCTTTTCCTGGTCTTTTTGAGGCCCAAGAGTTGATGGCAAAAGACAGATTTGGAGAAACAGTTCCTTTTCATGCTCCTTTCCTGTTGGGCTTGGAAGAAAGAGTTGGTGCTACAACTCGGCGTTGGAGAGATGGGAGCTTGGAAAGTGATTTGCCAATGAAGCAATTGAAGGAATTATTCAATGTGAATCATTTCATAGTAAGCCAAGCCAATCCTCACATAGCTCCACTGTTGAGACTCAAGGAAATTATCAGGGCTTATGGAGGCAGTTTTGCTGCCAAG TTGGCTGAACTTGCTGAGATGGAAGTTAAGCATAGGTGCAACCAAATTCTCGAACTTGGATTTCCTTTAGGAGGAATAGCCAAGTTGTTTGCTCAAGATTGGGAAGGTGATGTCACAGTTGTTATGCCAGCCACGCTTGCTCAG TATTCCAAGATCATACAGAATCCATCTTACGCTGAGCTTCAGAAGGCTGCAAATCAGGGTAGGCGATGCACCTGGGAGAAGTTATCAGCCATTAGGGCAAATTGTGCTATTGAGCTGGTACTAGATGAATGTGTTGCCCTGTTGAACCATATGCGTAGGCTAAAGAGAAGCGCGGAAAGAGCAGCAGCTTCACAAGGACATGGTCCTACAATCAGACTCTGCCCATCTAGAAGGATTCCATCATGGAATCTCATAGCAAGAGAAAATTCATCTGGTTCCCTTGAAGAAGAATTCCTTATATCTCCTCGTACAAACCATCATGCAGATGGAGGAATTGCTGGACCATCTAACAAAAACCATCATGTCCAACAAAATGTACATGATGGCAGTGACAGTGAATCTGAGAGTATAGACTTAAACTCATGGACAAGAAGTGGTGGCCCTCTTATGAGGACAGCCTCAGCCAACAAATTCGTCAGTTTTGTTCAGAATCTTGAGATTGACACAGAGTTCAGAACAATTTCATCGAGGGAAGACAGAACTGATGTTGTAACACCAAATGCTAATTTCTTGGTTTCTCAGGCAATTGGTAGAGAATCTGTTGACAACAGTGCAATGCCTATTACTCCTGATAGGAGCTTGGGCAATTCAGGTTATGATCCTCATGATAGTAATGTCCCTAGATCTCCATTTGGTTGTTCAACAAGTATCATGGTTTCTGAAGGCGACTTACTGCAACCCGAAAAGATTGAAAATGGTATTCTGTTTAATGTTGTGAAAAGGGATACTCTTCTAACACCTACAGGTGGAGTTGAGCTTCAGGGAACATCGCAGGAACCAGACGTGGAAACAATTCAGACAGAGTGCCTTGATGATGCTTCGGATGACGACGATGTGGGATTAAATGCTGGTGATGAAGCAGCAATTGACCCTAGAGCAAACATGAGCAGCCAAAATACACAACACCAGGGGTCTTCACTAGAAAATATAAATCTGTCCTCTTCAGTAGATTGTGAAGCTGAAACAATTACTAGTAAATCAAAGGGTTCATCTCTTTTTGATATTGGTATGGAGATTCGTCCAACAATCTTGAGCACGGAAAGTAGTATGTACGAGAGGTCTTCTGCAAAAATAGGACTGAGGACAGTGCATGCAGAATTTATCAGCAATCCAGGTGCTGGGAAGGGAGAAGTTGACTCAGGGGCTGCTAATAAAGAattttcctatttttctcaAACAGCAGATACTGTTATATTTTCAGAAAGCTGTGAAACTGGGCAACATCATGAAGTGAATGTAGAAGCTTTAACCTCATACCCTGTTTCAGTTCTGGAAGATGATAGGTCTGGTGGCTTCAATTTGAGTGAAATAATGGCTACAACTTTCATTGCCGAAGCTGATGCTCCAATATCTAGAAGAGATGAAGTTGAGCAGCATAACGGATCTCCAGTGGAAACATTCCTGGACACAGAAACGGTACAAGCTGGGCCTTGCAGTTCTACTTTGGAGGGCAACAACACCAACAATTCCGAGGAAATGCAAGTTGTTTGCACCTCAGGAACCAATTAG
- the LOC4327021 gene encoding protein NRT1/ PTR FAMILY 1.2 isoform X2 yields MEAQEGDVKSCEASKVKWKGGFVALPFIIANEILEKVAGFGLNINFITYLNMQYHLSHANAGSLLFVWGAVSNFAPIPGAVIADMYLGRFIVVAIGSIACFVGMVFLWLSAMIPGARPPPCDMSASPELCAPPEARHMAWLLAGFVFLSVGAGGVRPCSMAFGADQFSRHPKERRSRILQVYFNAYYGSIGVAFMVAVTVVVYVQDNLGWKVGLAVPTCLMLLSAASFLLGSGLYIKDRGSKRMFAGIGAAVAAAVRNRRAWLPAKTEDGVYHHLKDCKLTVPTDRLRFLNKACMISNTKEDKSGSGGADGISDRGRLCTVDQVEQLKSAIRVMPIWSSTIFLAQAMNQYFAVPQADAMDRRVGAGGFRVPSGTFAVFNMLTMSLWSGCYDRWTAPALRRLTGNPRGLTMKQRIGGGLVFGTAAMAAAAVVEAARRRQALGGGGMSAFWLVPQYALAGLAEAFGVIGVIEFFYTELPKSMASFSMALLYMALGAGSLVGSLIIKLVHEVSGRRGRTSWLAEDLNAGRYDYYYWLLAGLGAVNFVYFLWCGWAYGEEGQNVEWEDEGEGETTIA; encoded by the exons ATGGAAGCTCAAGAAGGTGATGTGAAAAGCTGTGAGGCCTCCAAAGTGAAATGGAAAGGTGGATTTGTAGCCCTACCGTTCATCATAG CAAACGAGATACTGGAGAAGGTTGCTGGATTCGGGCTCAACATCAACTTCATCACGTACCTCAACATGCAGTACCACCTGAGCCATGCCAACGCCGGAAGCCTCCTCTTCGTGTGGGGCGCAGTATCAAACTTCGCGCCCATCCCCGGCGCCGTCATTGCCGACATGTACCTCGGCCGCTTCATCGTCGTCGCGATCGGCTCCATCGCCTGCTTCGTT GGGATGGTTTTCCTGTGGCTGAGCGCCATGATACCCGGAGCGAGGCCGCCACCGTGCGACATGAGTGCCTCGCCGGAGCTGTGCGCGCCGCCGGAGGCGAGGCACATGGCCTGGCTGCTGGCCGGCTTCGTGTTCCTgtccgtcggcgccggcggcgtccggcCGTGCTCGATGGCGTTCGGGGCCGACCAGTTCTCCAGGCACCCCAAGGAGAGGAGGTCCAGGATCCTGCAGGTGTACTTCAACGCCTACTACGGCTCCATCGGCGTGGCGTTCATGGTCGCCGTCACGGTGGTCGTGTACGTGCAGGACAACCTCGGGTGGAAGGTGGGGCTCGCCGTGCCGACGTGCCTCATGCTGCTCTCCGCTGCGAGCTTCCTCCTCGGCTCCGGCCTATACATCAAGGACAGGGGCTCCAAGCGGATGTTCGCCGGGAtaggcgccgccgtcgccgcggcggtcAGGAACCGTAGGGCGTGGCTGCCGGCGAAGACCGAGGACGGCGTGTACCATCACCTCAAGGACTGCAAGCTCACCGTTCCGACGGACAGGCTGAG GTTCTTGAACAAGGCGTGCATGATCAGCAACACGAAGGAGGACAAGTCTGGTAGTGGCGGCGCGGACGGCATCAGCGACAGAGGGCGGCTGTGCACGGTGGACCAGGTGGAGCAGCTCAAGTCGGCGATCCGCGTGATGCCGATCTGGTCGTCCACCATCTTCCTCGCGCAGGCCATGAACCAGTACTTCGCGGTGCCGCAGGCCGACGCGATGGACCggcgcgtcggcgccggcgggttCCGCGTGCCCAGTGGCACGTTCGCCGTGTTCAACATGCTCACCATGTCGCTCTGGTCGGGCTGCTACGACCGGTGGACCGCGCCGGCGCTGCGGCGGCTGACGGGCAACCCGCGGGGGCTGACCATGAAGCAGCGGATCGGCGGGGGCCTGGTGTTCGGCACCGCGGCgatggccgcggccgccgtggtGGAGGCCGCGCGGCGCAGGCAggcgctgggcggcggcggcatgtcgGCGTTCTGGCTCGTGCCGCAGTACGCGCTGGCGGGGCTCGCCGAGGCGTTCGGCGTGATCGGGGTGATCGAGTTCTTCTACACCGAGCTGCCCAAGAGCATGGCCAGCTTCAGCATGGCTCTGCTCTACATGGCCCTGGGGGCGGGGAGCCTGGTGGGGAGCTTGATCATCAAGTTGGTCCACGAGGTGAGcgggcggagagggaggacgaGCTGGCTGGCGGAGGACTTGAACGCCGGCCGCTACGACTACTACTACTGGCTTCTCGCCGGCCTTGGCGCCGTCAACTTCGTCTACTTCCTCTGGTGCGGCTGGGCGTACGGCGAGGAGGGGCAGAACGTGGAGTGGGAAGACGAAGGTGAGGGAGAGACGACTATAGCTTAG
- the LOC4327022 gene encoding protein NRT1/ PTR FAMILY 1.2, producing MEASAMEEALSKKTTSKGGLRTIPFIISNEVFEKVATFGLHANMILYLTERYHMTAATGTVVLYFWNALSNFLPIFGAVLSDSCLGRFRVIALGSVVSLAGMCLLWLTAILPADRRTPECEARRDDCQLVPWQLPLLFASFVLMSVGSGGIRPCALAFGADQLDRRDNSARNVRTLQTFFNWYYTVLGLSIVLASTVIVYIQQAKGWVIGFAVPVVLMLTALTLLLLGSPFYLKAEADRSVLVGLVQVLVASYRKRRGPLPPETADASRFHNRAGYKPRTPSNRLRWLNRACALGDNPDKEVNPDDGSARDPWTLCTVQQVEDVKAAVRVLPIWSTGFMPGVIIGQQMFPVLQAKTMERRVGGLEIPAASFGVFSILTLTVWVAVYDRALVRPLSRLTGHARGVTLRQRMGIGLALFAVAMAVAARTEAARRAEALAEGLRDYGPQSGRAVRMSAMRLVPQHCITGLAEALNLIGQIEFYYSEFPKTMSSIGVSLLALGMGFGSVAGSAIVGAINAGTRSGGGRDSWLSSNLNRGHYDYYYLVLAALCVANLAYFVWCGWAYGEEGQNRVTAEEEAVEDTKTKEEQQQKL from the exons ATGGAGGCCTCAGCCATGGAGGAGGCCCTCTCGAAGAAGACGACGAGCAAGGGAGGCCTCAGGACCATACCATTCATCATCT CGAACGAGGTGTTCGAGAAGGTGGCCACGTTCGGGCTGCACGCCAACATGATCCTCTACCTCACCGAGAGGTACCACATGACGGCGGCCACCGGCACCGTCGTGCTCTACTTCTGGAACGCGCTCTCCAACTTCCTCCCCATCTTCGGCGCCGTCCTCTCCGACTCCTGCCTCGGCCGCTTCCGCGTCATCGCCCTCGGCTCCGTCGTCAGCCTCGCC GGGATGTGCCTGCTGTGGCTGACGGCGATACTGCCGGCGGACAGGAGGACGCCGGAGTGCGAGGCGAGGCGGGATGACTGTCAGCTGGTGCCGTGGCAGCTGCCGCTGCTGTTCGCGTCGTTCGTTCTCATGTCGGTTGGGTCGGGTGGCATCCGGCCGTGCGCGCTGGCGTTCGGGGCGGACCAGCTGGACCGGCGCGACAACAGCGCCCGGAACGTGCGTACGCTGCAGACCTTCTTCAACTGGTACTACACCGTGCTGGGCCTCTCCATCGTGCTCGCCTCCACCGTCATCGTGTACATCCAGCAGGCCAAGGGGTGGGTCATCGGCTTCGCCGTGCCCGTCGTGCTCATGCTCACCGCGCTCACGCTGCTCCTCCTCGGCTCGCCCTTCTACCTCAAGGCGGAGGCCGACAGGAGCGTGCTCGTCGGCCTCGTGCAGGTGCTCGTCGCCAGCTACAGGAAGAGGAGGGGTCCCTTGCCGCCGGAGACGGCCGACGCGTCGCGCTTCCACAACCGGGCCGGGTACAAGCCGAGGACTCCGTCGAACAGGTTGAGGTGGTTGAACCGTGCGTGCGCGCTGGGGGACAACCCGGACAAGGAGGTGAACCCCGACGACGGCTCGGCGCGCGACCCGTGGACGCTGTGCACGGTGCAGCAGGTGGAGGACGTCAAGGCCGCCGTCCGCGTGCTGCCGATATGGTCGACGGGGTTCATGCCCGGCGTGATCATCGGCCAGCAGATGTTCCCCGTGCTGCAGGCGAAGACGATGGAGCGGCGGGTGGGCGGGCTGGAGATCCCCGCGGCGTCGTTCGGCGTCTTCAGCATCCTCACGCTCACCGTCTGGGTGGCCGTCTACGACCGCGCGCTCGTCCGCCCGCTGTCGCGGCTCACCGGCCACGCGCGCGGCGTCACCCTGCGGCAGCGGATGGGCATCGGCCTGGCGCTCTTCGCCGTGGCCATGGCCGTGGCCGCGCGCACCgaggccgcccgccgcgccgaggCGCTGGCCGAGGGTCTCCGCGACTACGGCCCGCAGTCGGGCCGCGCCGTGCGCATGTCCGCCATGCGGCTGGTGCCGCAGCACTGCATCACGGGACTCGCCGAGGCGCTGAACCTGATCGGGCAGATCGAGTTCTACTACTCCGAGTTCCCCAAGACCATGTCCAGCATCGGCGTCTCGCTGCTGGCGCTCGGCATGGGGTTCGGCAGCGTGGCCGGGAGCGCCATCGTCGGGGCCATCAACGCCGGCaccaggagcggcggcggccgcgacaGCTGGCTCTCCAGCAACCTCAACAGGGGGCACTACGACTACTACTACCTCGTCCTCGCCGCGCTGTGCGTTGCCAACCTCGCCTACTTCGTGTGGTGCGGATGGGCGTACGGCGAGGAGGGCCAGAACCGGGTGACcgcggaggaggaagcggtggaagacaccaagaccaaggaagAACAGCAGCAGAAACTGTAA
- the LOC4327021 gene encoding protein NRT1/ PTR FAMILY 1.2 isoform X1, protein MEHSLVAEAEAQVFFKAKAKGGFRALPFIISNEILEKVAGFGLNINFITYLNMQYHLSHANAGSLLFVWGAVSNFAPIPGAVIADMYLGRFIVVAIGSIACFVGMVFLWLSAMIPGARPPPCDMSASPELCAPPEARHMAWLLAGFVFLSVGAGGVRPCSMAFGADQFSRHPKERRSRILQVYFNAYYGSIGVAFMVAVTVVVYVQDNLGWKVGLAVPTCLMLLSAASFLLGSGLYIKDRGSKRMFAGIGAAVAAAVRNRRAWLPAKTEDGVYHHLKDCKLTVPTDRLRFLNKACMISNTKEDKSGSGGADGISDRGRLCTVDQVEQLKSAIRVMPIWSSTIFLAQAMNQYFAVPQADAMDRRVGAGGFRVPSGTFAVFNMLTMSLWSGCYDRWTAPALRRLTGNPRGLTMKQRIGGGLVFGTAAMAAAAVVEAARRRQALGGGGMSAFWLVPQYALAGLAEAFGVIGVIEFFYTELPKSMASFSMALLYMALGAGSLVGSLIIKLVHEVSGRRGRTSWLAEDLNAGRYDYYYWLLAGLGAVNFVYFLWCGWAYGEEGQNVEWEDEGEGETTIA, encoded by the exons ATGGAGCACTCTCTTGTTGCTGAGGCTGAAGCACAAGTGTTCTTCAAGGCCAAGGCCAAGGGTGGTTTCAGAGCCCTCCCTTTTATCATCT CAAACGAGATACTGGAGAAGGTTGCTGGATTCGGGCTCAACATCAACTTCATCACGTACCTCAACATGCAGTACCACCTGAGCCATGCCAACGCCGGAAGCCTCCTCTTCGTGTGGGGCGCAGTATCAAACTTCGCGCCCATCCCCGGCGCCGTCATTGCCGACATGTACCTCGGCCGCTTCATCGTCGTCGCGATCGGCTCCATCGCCTGCTTCGTT GGGATGGTTTTCCTGTGGCTGAGCGCCATGATACCCGGAGCGAGGCCGCCACCGTGCGACATGAGTGCCTCGCCGGAGCTGTGCGCGCCGCCGGAGGCGAGGCACATGGCCTGGCTGCTGGCCGGCTTCGTGTTCCTgtccgtcggcgccggcggcgtccggcCGTGCTCGATGGCGTTCGGGGCCGACCAGTTCTCCAGGCACCCCAAGGAGAGGAGGTCCAGGATCCTGCAGGTGTACTTCAACGCCTACTACGGCTCCATCGGCGTGGCGTTCATGGTCGCCGTCACGGTGGTCGTGTACGTGCAGGACAACCTCGGGTGGAAGGTGGGGCTCGCCGTGCCGACGTGCCTCATGCTGCTCTCCGCTGCGAGCTTCCTCCTCGGCTCCGGCCTATACATCAAGGACAGGGGCTCCAAGCGGATGTTCGCCGGGAtaggcgccgccgtcgccgcggcggtcAGGAACCGTAGGGCGTGGCTGCCGGCGAAGACCGAGGACGGCGTGTACCATCACCTCAAGGACTGCAAGCTCACCGTTCCGACGGACAGGCTGAG GTTCTTGAACAAGGCGTGCATGATCAGCAACACGAAGGAGGACAAGTCTGGTAGTGGCGGCGCGGACGGCATCAGCGACAGAGGGCGGCTGTGCACGGTGGACCAGGTGGAGCAGCTCAAGTCGGCGATCCGCGTGATGCCGATCTGGTCGTCCACCATCTTCCTCGCGCAGGCCATGAACCAGTACTTCGCGGTGCCGCAGGCCGACGCGATGGACCggcgcgtcggcgccggcgggttCCGCGTGCCCAGTGGCACGTTCGCCGTGTTCAACATGCTCACCATGTCGCTCTGGTCGGGCTGCTACGACCGGTGGACCGCGCCGGCGCTGCGGCGGCTGACGGGCAACCCGCGGGGGCTGACCATGAAGCAGCGGATCGGCGGGGGCCTGGTGTTCGGCACCGCGGCgatggccgcggccgccgtggtGGAGGCCGCGCGGCGCAGGCAggcgctgggcggcggcggcatgtcgGCGTTCTGGCTCGTGCCGCAGTACGCGCTGGCGGGGCTCGCCGAGGCGTTCGGCGTGATCGGGGTGATCGAGTTCTTCTACACCGAGCTGCCCAAGAGCATGGCCAGCTTCAGCATGGCTCTGCTCTACATGGCCCTGGGGGCGGGGAGCCTGGTGGGGAGCTTGATCATCAAGTTGGTCCACGAGGTGAGcgggcggagagggaggacgaGCTGGCTGGCGGAGGACTTGAACGCCGGCCGCTACGACTACTACTACTGGCTTCTCGCCGGCCTTGGCGCCGTCAACTTCGTCTACTTCCTCTGGTGCGGCTGGGCGTACGGCGAGGAGGGGCAGAACGTGGAGTGGGAAGACGAAGGTGAGGGAGAGACGACTATAGCTTAG
- the LOC9269391 gene encoding E3 ubiquitin-protein ligase SINA-like 10, translating to MEQSAGQRSSVATNATVDLEVLDCTVCCHPLKPPVLQCGVGHVICSSCHGKLPDKNRCHVCAMDTAYNRCFAVEQILRSILVPCRNAGYGCDAKTAYHDSDSHEDGCPHAPCFCPEPGCGFAGATSSLPAHFTGGHGWPPATEFRRARAFDLQVQEGKRVLRDVDGGHLFLVDVAPAGPAGLAGAVLLLDPHAGAKAKPKFECHVAFHCRATGWRSSSEFPVRSTALDGGSLPADCYAFVVPRVAHPPATASIIVSVYDVSKKRPRNGDIRQHLKSRVN from the exons ATGGAGCAGAGCGCCGGGCAGAGGAGCTCCGTCGCCACCAATGCCACCGTCGATCTGGAGGTACTCGACTGCACCGTCTGCTGTCATCCCCTCAAGCCTCCAGTCTTGCAG tgtGGAGTTGGGCATGTCATTTGTTCGTCCTGCCATGGCAAGCTCCCGGACAAGAACAGGTGCCACGTCTGCGCCATGGACACCGCGTACAACCGCTGCTTCGCCGTGGAGCAAATCCTGAGGTCCATCCTGGTGCCTTGCCGCAACGCCGGCTACGGGTGCGACGCCAAGACGGCCTACCACGACAGCGACAGCCACGAGGACGGGTGCCCGCACGCGCCGTGCTTCTGCCCGGAGCCCGGGTGCGGCTTCGCCGGCGCGACCTCGTCGCTGCCCGCGCACTTCACCGGCGGCCACGGCTGGCCGCCCGCCACCGAGTTCAGGCGCGCCAGGGCGTTCGACCTGCAGGTCCAGGAGGGCAAGCGGGTCCTCCGCGACGTGGACGGCGGCCACCTGTTCCTGGTCGACGTCGCGCCGGCCGGAcccgccggcctcgccggcgccgtgctcCTCCTGGATCCCCATGCCGGCGCGAAGGCGAAGCCCAAGTTCGAGTGCCACGTCGCGTTCCACTGCCGCGCCACGGGGTGGCGGTCGTCGTCGGAGTTCCCGGTGAGGAGCACGGCCCTCGACGGTGGGTCGTTGCCGGCCGACTGCTACGCGTTCGTCGTGCCCAGGGTTGCTCatccgcccgccaccgccagcaTCATCGTGTCCGTCTACGACGTCTCCAAGAAACGACCACGCAACGGTGACATTCGGCAACACCTGAAGTCCCGGGTCAACTAA